The genomic region GTCCGCATCGGCAACCACATCCTGGTGCCCAGTGATGGTCAGCCTTGAACGCAGTGTGGCATCTCCTTCCAGCAGCATCGAAGCCAGAAAGGGTCTAGCGTAGGGCAGAAGTTTCGGGTGTGGAGCCATGGCCTTGCAGAGGTGCTTTATGGACTCCAGCAAGGCCGGAGGCGGCTTCACCTGATATCCAGGCTGTGCAGGAGGATGAAGCATGTGCTTCTTGAGGTCCTGCACCCCTTTGCCCTGCGATGCCACCATCTCGATGACGGGTACTCCCAGTTCCTGCTCCAGTTTTCTGGGGTCAATGGACAGGCCCTTGTTTCTGGCCTCATCCATCAGGTTGAGGGCCACCACCATGGGCAGGCGAAACTCCAGAAGTTGCAGGGTCAGGTAAAGGTTGCGTTCCAGCTGACCTGCATCCAGCACATTGACAATCAGATCCGGGGCACTGTCCAGCAGGGCCGTCCGGGCAATGAGTTCCTCCGGGGTTTGCGGACTGAGCGAGTAGGCTCCTGGCAGGTCGGTCAGATGGATGGAGGTGCCATGCAGGTCAAAACGGGCTTCCCTTTTCTCAACAGTGACCCCGCTCCAGTTGCCCACTTTCAGGTGGGTCCCAGCGAGGGCATTGATCAGGGTGGTCTTGCCCACATTGGGGTTCCCGATCACCAGGACCGTTCTGGCCTGCATGGCAACAGTCATCCGTGGACCCAGATCTGCTTCATGTCCTGAAGCCTCAGGGCAAAATGGGTTCCACCGACCACCAGTTCCACTGGATCACCGAGGGGAGCTTTGCGAATCACCTGTATGGAGGCCCCGGGGATGAATCCCAATTCGAACAGGCGTTTTCGCATGGGGTGGGCAGGGTGAATGCCGTGCAGGGTCACTGTCTGTCCGAGGTCAATGGTGCTGAGTTCTGTTCGCATGTTAATCCCGACTAAAGATATCAGGATTGCATAAAATCAAATGTCCCAGCGTGTGAGAATCTGGTAAGAGAACCTGCGTACACTGGAACCATGGCGGTTGCGCCGCTTCTTTGCCGAATACGGTGAGATGTTTTTCCCATTCTTTCATGGCCCTCTGGTTTCAGGGGGCCTCCATTTTGACTGATTTATCATGGGGTCATGAGCAACCTGATGCTGCTGGACCAGACCCTGTGGATTCTGGAACAGAAAATCTCAAATCAGATCTATGACTTTCCTTTTGAACATCTCTTTGCCTGCAGCCATCCATACCACATTCCTGCTGAAGTGCAGGCGATTGCCCGCATTGGAGCCATCCCAGACTATCCTGCTTTTTATCAGGAATGGCTGCATCAGGGAGTGCGGATGATCAACACACCCGACGAACACCTGCGGGCGTCAGAACTGCCAGGGTGGTATCCCCTGCTGACCGATCTGACCCCCAGGAGCATCTGGTTCGATCACCTTCCCTCCAGTGAAGACATCGAAAGGCAGCTTGATTTTCCGGTTTTCATCAAAGGAGCCCGCCAGACCAGCCAACATCAGGCTTCCCTCTGTGTGGCCAGCGACTCAACTGAGCTGAAGTCCATTCTGGAAGGATACCAGCAAGATCCCATTTTGTACTGGCAAACCCTGGTTTGCAGAGAACTTTTGCCGCTCAGAATCCTGCAGGAAGGTCAGGGAGATCAATTGCCTGTGGCTTTTGAATTTCGCACGTTCTGGTATCGGGGGGAACTGGCTGGTCTGGGCCGTTATTGGCTGGATGGACCTCCGTACTCAGCCAACAGGGAAGAACTGCAGGACCTCCTGAATACAGCCAGAACAGTGGTAGAGCGTCTGAACGTGCCTTTTCTGGTGGTGGATGTGGCCCAGACTGCGTCAGGACGCTGGGTGGTCATTGAATGCAATGATGCACAAGAGAGTGGTTATGCAGGTGTGTCAGCAGTGGCCCTCTGGCAAAAGATCATCGAACTGGAAAAGAAGTCCTCTGTGGATTAATGCTTTCGTTGCCTCAGGGCCTCATACAGCAATAAAGCTCCAGCAATCCCCACATTCAGGCTGTCTGCTGTCCCCTGCATGGGGATGACCACCTGCTCTGTGGCCTGATGCATCCAGAATTCACTGAGGCCCTCATGCTCTGTTCCCAGACAGATGGCGGTGGGTCCAGAATAATCTGCCTCCCAGTAGGTTTTCTGGGTGTGTGGTGTGGCTGCAAGAATGGTGAAGCTGCTCTGCTTCAAAAAATCCAGCAGTTCCTCATCCTGGACAGCATGAACAGGCTGAGTGAACACACTTCCCTGACTGGCCCGGATGACATTGGGGTTGTACAGGTCCGTACCTTCCCCAGTGATGAAGACAGCATCAACCCCCACACCGTCCGCAGTGCGCAGCAAAGCACCCAGGTTCCCAGGTTTTTCGAGGCCCTGCAAAACCAGCACCAGGGCCTGTTCAGAAAGGTGGAGCTCCTGCAGATCAAACTCGGGCAGAACAGCCAGAGCCAGGATACCGTCGGGGTTTTCCCTCAGGCTGATCTTTTCAAAGGCTGGCCGTGACAGGCGCACCTGCTCCACGGCATCAAAATCCTGGTACAATTCCAGGGCTTCGGGACTGAAAAAGCCCTCGCAAAAATACAGTTTTTCAACTTCAACTCCAGCCAACAGGGCACGGGAGGCCTCCCGTGCACCTTCAATCAGGAATTTGCCTTCCTTGCGACGGTGCCTGCGGTCATGGAGTTTGACCAGGGTTTTGAGCTCAGGGTTCTGGGTGCTGGTGATCTCTTTCATGGGTCTGCTTTCAGATCTTCCATGCTACTACAACCTGTTCAGGCCCACAGCAGGATCGCTGGTCATGAAACTCACCTGAGAGGAAGCTGTGTTTATGAATTCATGCATCTTAAAATCCTGAGAATCCAGACTTTAAACTGAACCCATGCTAAAACGTGCCTTCCTGTGTGCAGGGCTGATGGTCCTGCTCGCTGTTTCATGCAATCAGGTCAGCTCTGATCCCCTGAACAACCCAGAAACTGGAATCACCACCATTCCTGTTCAGGACAGCATCTCTTCCATGGCCACAGCCACCATCAACAGCCAGATCCTCACCCTGGTGAATCAGGCAAGAGCGACTGCAAGGAAATGTGGCACCACCTCTTATGCCGCTGCCCCTGCCCTGAAACTGAACACATTGCTGACCAATGCAGCACAACTCCACAGTCAGGACATGGCAAGCAAGAATTTTTTCAGCCACACAGGATCAAATGGCAGCAGCCCATTTGCCCGCATCACGGCACAGGGTTACCGCTGGAGCACGGCTGGTGAAAACATCGCTGCTGGATATGGCACTGCTCAGGCTGTGGTGTCTGGATGGCTCACCAGTCCTGGACACTGCGCCAACATCATGAATCCCAGATTCAAGGAACTGGGTGTGGGTTATGCCTACAGCAGCACCAGCACCTACAAGCACTACTGGACCAACACCTTCGCTGCACCATACTGATTCTTTGAAAGTCGAGATCCCTCCTGACATGCCAGGAGGGATCATTGATTTGAGTGTAGCACGAAGAAAAAAAATCTCAAATGTGTCTCCTCACTTTATTTTTCATTGAAGTGGTCAACAATAGATCTCCATCAGGAGGAACAGCATGGAGACCGATCTGACCCCAGTCACCTGGGGAAACATTTTGTTGCAGTTGCTGAGAAAAAAGGACATTGAAGGCA from Deinococcus cellulosilyticus NBRC 106333 = KACC 11606 harbors:
- a CDS encoding FeoA family protein, with product MRTELSTIDLGQTVTLHGIHPAHPMRKRLFELGFIPGASIQVIRKAPLGDPVELVVGGTHFALRLQDMKQIWVHG
- a CDS encoding CAP domain-containing protein, with product MLKRAFLCAGLMVLLAVSCNQVSSDPLNNPETGITTIPVQDSISSMATATINSQILTLVNQARATARKCGTTSYAAAPALKLNTLLTNAAQLHSQDMASKNFFSHTGSNGSSPFARITAQGYRWSTAGENIAAGYGTAQAVVSGWLTSPGHCANIMNPRFKELGVGYAYSSTSTYKHYWTNTFAAPY
- a CDS encoding ATP-grasp domain-containing protein, translated to MSNLMLLDQTLWILEQKISNQIYDFPFEHLFACSHPYHIPAEVQAIARIGAIPDYPAFYQEWLHQGVRMINTPDEHLRASELPGWYPLLTDLTPRSIWFDHLPSSEDIERQLDFPVFIKGARQTSQHQASLCVASDSTELKSILEGYQQDPILYWQTLVCRELLPLRILQEGQGDQLPVAFEFRTFWYRGELAGLGRYWLDGPPYSANREELQDLLNTARTVVERLNVPFLVVDVAQTASGRWVVIECNDAQESGYAGVSAVALWQKIIELEKKSSVD
- a CDS encoding TrmH family RNA methyltransferase: MKEITSTQNPELKTLVKLHDRRHRRKEGKFLIEGAREASRALLAGVEVEKLYFCEGFFSPEALELYQDFDAVEQVRLSRPAFEKISLRENPDGILALAVLPEFDLQELHLSEQALVLVLQGLEKPGNLGALLRTADGVGVDAVFITGEGTDLYNPNVIRASQGSVFTQPVHAVQDEELLDFLKQSSFTILAATPHTQKTYWEADYSGPTAICLGTEHEGLSEFWMHQATEQVVIPMQGTADSLNVGIAGALLLYEALRQRKH